The DNA sequence tccgCTTCCAAACCGACGTCGTTTTGCGACTCACTCACCTTCAAGTCCTTactcttctctttctctctccttctcAACCTTTACTTGATCTTCCTCCTCTGCTCCCAAAGAGTCCCACCAACAATCTCCACGCGCTCCTCAACTGTCGTGCCCACCACGCGCCGCCATATCCTCTTCGCGATCGCCTCCTCCTCCGTTTCCTGGCCCCGCCGCCATCCCTACCTCCGCCTCTGGTACTCTCCAAACACCACGCGATCACTCGCGTTCCTCGATTCGCCGCCAGCTTCGGATTCCTCCTCGTCCTCTTCTTCGTTGCCGTCGGTGGTGATCAACGGCGATACCTCACGGTTCCCGTACACGTTCCGGGGAGGGCTCCGGTCGGCGATCCGGGTGGCGCGTGTGGTGAAAGAGGCAGTGGAGAGGGGGGAGAAGGAGGTGCGGTGGTTCGTGTTCGGCGACGACGACACAGTGTTCTTAGTGGAGAATGTAGTGAGTGTATTGTCGAAGTACGATCATGATCGGTGGTACTATGTTGGGAGCAATTCGGAGAGCTATGAGCAGAATGAGAAGTACTCGTTTGAGATGGCGTTCGGTGGTGGCGGTTTCGCTGTGAGCCACGCGCTTGGTAGGGTTTTGGCTAGGGTTTTGGATTCTTGCTTGAAGAGGTATGGCCACTTGTATGGGAGTGATGCTAGGATCTATTCTTGTGTTGCTGAGCTTGGTATTGGATTAACACATGAACCTGGCTTTCATCAGGTACCAAAAAACTTTCTTTTCTGGGTaattgtttttatgattttgttgtTTTAACTACTCTGATGCTGATCACATGGAAATAGAATAAACTACTACTCTTTTTGCTTACTTGATTAGTGCTCTTTAGTTACTTGAAAGCTATATCCTATATATGTTAAGTGTAAGATGGTTTAGGCGTTGATGGTTAATTGTTGATGTGGTTGATGGTAGACTAATGTGGAATTGGCTGGTCTATGTAGTGAGAAATGTTATATTGTACTATTTGTAAGATGTGTAGTGAGAAGAACCATATACGAGTAGGTGAAACGAAATATGAGGTGGAGTGTAACACATTAATTATAAGCGCACGACCGTTGAAAGAATACTCTATTTTTAATAGTGCATGATTTGTAGAGTGATTAGATTTGGATATATAGATATCAAGGCTAATCGTTAGAAACCTATCAATGTGGGGTGTTTTCTACTCTCTTAAGCTATGCttgtgattttttattttgaaggGAAGAGGAAGGAAAGGGCTTGAAGTGTAAAATGGACTTAAGTGCTTACACTTCAAACCCTTCATTTCCCTGGTTTTTCCTAATCAACACTCATAATCTTGTTACAGTATGCTTCTTTGATTAGGCTGGGAAGGTGGAATGAAGAAATTGGAAAATGAAAATGggataaaagaagaaaaatggggGTTGGGGGAGTAGGCTTGTTATCTATTAGATGTGGTTTTTCTTTCTGCTAGAGCTTTAGTACGTACTGAAATGCCCATATCTGTTTCACTTCCGACGGTATTCCTTCTTGAATGTTGAAACTTGTTATGAATTAAGAATTATGTAACCTGAAATGTAATTATGTAAGCTGAGAATGTAATTATCAGGTTAGGTTGCTTGTGCATCGTGTTGTCCTTTTAAACATACCTTGTGTTCAATTTTGCTGGTTTATTTGTTGTTTGCCTTCTTCATACTTATTCTTTGTAACACTAAAACTGTAATTTTGTCTTCCATGGACATGAAATAAGGAACagataatattaataattatattgatctggcttgtattttttattttttttgggttaAAGATCTGGCTTGTGATTTTATCTTACTAATTCTGTATTACTATTTCAAGCAAACATCCTAGGCTATTTTATGGTTTTAATTCTGGTTACCTTTCTGTATCTCTATTGAAATAACTTTTACGTGCTTCTTTTAATACCAGTTAGATATGCGGGGTGATTTGTTTGGGATTCTAGCTGCACATCCATTATCTCCATTGCTGTCCCTTCATCACTTGGAGGCAGTGGAACCTCTCTTTCCCAACATGAACAGAACACAAGCCCTTGAACATCTTATGGCAGCTGCAGCCGTAGACCCTGCAAGGATTTTGCAGCAAACTGTGTGCTATGATCGTTCAAAGTCTTTAACTTTCTCGGTTTCATGGGGTTTTGCCATCCAAGTTTTTGAAGGAAATGAATTTCTCCCCGATCTTCTTCAAGTGCAGAGGACTTTTGTGCCGTGGAAGAGGGGTAGCAAAGTTGTTGGTAAATTTATGTTCAACACGAGAGACTACCCTAGAGATCCTTGTCAAAgaccttttctctttttcatgaAAAGTGTTGAATACGATAAAAGTGGCATTTGGAGTAACTACACCAGGCATGCTGTTGGGAAATGCTTTGAAGAAACAAATTTGGTAAAGCAGCTGAAGAAGATTATAGTTTTCTCGAGGAAGCTAGTGCTTAATGTTGAAGAGGTATTGTTAAAATTAGCATTAAAAATTGTTGATCtaaaatcttttaattattttttttttttagtcatGTGGGCATTCCTGTTCTGGGTATTTTGACTTCATGTTGCCTTATTGTATTTTGTTACAGTTGAAAGCCCCTCGTCGGCAATGCTGTGATGTTTTGCCGTCTTCCAATGAAACAACAATTATCCATCTTAGACATTGTGGAACTGATGAATTGATCTCCATGTACCAATAGCATTTCTTTTCAGTTGTCATCTCTCTCAAAAGCTTGAATTTCTTAATGAGCATGAATGTTTGGAGGACAGTTCCCCGAGGTGGGTGCGTCTTCTCTTAGGTGGACCATGAAACTTAGCTTTGATGTTATAGTT is a window from the Arachis stenosperma cultivar V10309 chromosome 3, arast.V10309.gnm1.PFL2, whole genome shotgun sequence genome containing:
- the LOC130967820 gene encoding uncharacterized protein LOC130967820 — its product is MFQRRKPSTGNLPVSTSVPELETPMPSSSSSASKPTSFCDSLTFKSLLFSFSLLLNLYLIFLLCSQRVPPTISTRSSTVVPTTRRHILFAIASSSVSWPRRHPYLRLWYSPNTTRSLAFLDSPPASDSSSSSSSLPSVVINGDTSRFPYTFRGGLRSAIRVARVVKEAVERGEKEVRWFVFGDDDTVFLVENVVSVLSKYDHDRWYYVGSNSESYEQNEKYSFEMAFGGGGFAVSHALGRVLARVLDSCLKRYGHLYGSDARIYSCVAELGIGLTHEPGFHQLDMRGDLFGILAAHPLSPLLSLHHLEAVEPLFPNMNRTQALEHLMAAAAVDPARILQQTVCYDRSKSLTFSVSWGFAIQVFEGNEFLPDLLQVQRTFVPWKRGSKVVGKFMFNTRDYPRDPCQRPFLFFMKSVEYDKSGIWSNYTRHAVGKCFEETNLVKQLKKIIVFSRKLVLNVEELKAPRRQCCDVLPSSNETTIIHLRHCGTDELISMYQ